Proteins encoded by one window of Rhodothermia bacterium:
- the recG gene encoding ATP-dependent DNA helicase RecG codes for MTEQAIQHTENPLDSDIQWLEGVGPRRAEVFRKAGVHTFRDLFRFFPRRYLDRTTVTPIHQLQEGLSTTIVGRVVSQNMIEAGKKRFEMQVEDESGGRVNCVWFNGHQWVRRLFINGELVALHGSPQKFGRTFSLTHPDFDKLETEKASLTTGRIIPLYPGGQSWDRVGLTNKALRHIIYGLFKKYGLLLEENLPESIRKTYNLMEGRIALRAIHFPKSEEERELAMLRLKFEEFFFLQLLLATTRQQVKKTADGLVFEAPGKYFEQFTQAVLPFTLTNAQLKAISDVLVDTHSGYPMNRLVQGDVGSGKTVVAIAAMLHAIDSGYQAAFMAPTEILAEQHYQSLCRYLEPLGLKVHLLVGGQHKKRRTEILNDLATGEAQIAVGTHAIIENKVVFKALGMAVVDEQHRFGVMQRARMFDKGQRPHMLLMTATPIPRSLAMTLYGDLDVTIMNELPANRKPIKTLLRNEARRGEVYEFMRTELRAGRQAYVVYPLVEESEKLDLKDAENGFEQITEAFRPYKAGLVHGRMLPYEKEEEMKRFKDGALDILVATTVIEVGVDVPNASVMVIEHAERFGLSQLHQLRGRVGRGTEQSYCILMADYKQSAEAKTRLEVMASTTDGFVISEEDLKLRGAGDFFGTRQSGLPDLKIANITQDADILTRAREAAFALIENDPHLRIPENELTRNHFLRSAPKSLGMARIG; via the coding sequence ATGACAGAACAAGCAATTCAGCATACTGAAAACCCATTGGATAGCGACATCCAGTGGTTAGAAGGAGTGGGGCCGCGCCGTGCCGAGGTCTTCCGAAAAGCTGGCGTCCACACGTTCAGAGATTTGTTTCGCTTCTTTCCGAGGCGTTATTTAGACCGCACGACGGTCACGCCCATCCATCAGTTACAAGAAGGGTTATCAACCACCATTGTAGGGCGTGTGGTCTCGCAAAATATGATCGAAGCCGGTAAAAAACGGTTCGAGATGCAGGTGGAGGATGAGTCAGGCGGGCGCGTAAACTGTGTTTGGTTCAATGGACATCAATGGGTACGGCGGTTGTTCATAAATGGCGAATTGGTAGCGCTACATGGTTCTCCGCAAAAATTTGGTCGGACTTTTTCGTTAACACATCCTGATTTCGACAAATTAGAAACCGAAAAAGCCTCGCTCACCACGGGACGTATCATTCCCTTGTATCCGGGCGGACAATCATGGGATAGGGTTGGATTAACCAATAAAGCCCTACGACATATTATTTATGGCCTATTTAAAAAATATGGCCTGCTTTTGGAAGAAAACCTACCCGAATCCATTCGCAAAACGTATAACCTTATGGAAGGCCGTATTGCGCTACGGGCCATCCATTTTCCTAAATCGGAGGAAGAACGAGAGTTGGCCATGCTCCGATTAAAGTTTGAAGAATTTTTTTTCCTTCAGTTGCTCTTGGCCACCACCCGACAACAGGTCAAGAAAACTGCCGATGGCTTGGTCTTTGAAGCGCCGGGAAAGTACTTCGAGCAGTTTACCCAAGCCGTACTACCCTTTACCCTCACCAATGCGCAGCTAAAAGCCATCTCGGATGTCCTCGTGGATACGCACAGTGGCTATCCGATGAACCGTTTGGTGCAAGGTGATGTGGGCAGCGGGAAGACCGTTGTGGCCATAGCAGCCATGTTACACGCCATAGACAGCGGATACCAAGCCGCCTTTATGGCCCCAACCGAGATTTTGGCAGAACAACACTACCAAAGCCTATGCCGCTATTTGGAACCTCTGGGTCTAAAAGTACACCTCTTGGTGGGCGGACAACACAAAAAAAGACGAACCGAAATCCTGAATGATCTGGCCACAGGCGAAGCCCAAATTGCCGTTGGAACACACGCCATTATCGAAAATAAGGTTGTTTTTAAAGCACTTGGCATGGCAGTTGTGGACGAACAACACCGCTTTGGGGTGATGCAACGCGCCCGAATGTTCGACAAAGGACAACGGCCACATATGTTGCTGATGACAGCCACACCGATTCCGCGCTCTTTGGCCATGACCTTATATGGAGATTTGGATGTGACCATCATGAACGAATTGCCCGCTAACCGGAAGCCGATCAAAACCCTCCTCCGTAATGAAGCCCGACGTGGCGAGGTCTATGAATTTATGCGTACAGAACTTCGCGCCGGACGACAAGCCTATGTGGTTTACCCTTTGGTGGAAGAAAGTGAAAAACTAGATCTTAAAGACGCCGAAAATGGCTTTGAGCAGATTACGGAAGCCTTTCGACCCTATAAAGCCGGATTGGTGCATGGTCGGATGTTGCCCTACGAGAAAGAGGAGGAAATGAAGCGTTTTAAAGACGGAGCATTGGACATTCTGGTGGCAACGACGGTGATAGAAGTAGGTGTGGATGTGCCCAATGCGTCTGTTATGGTTATTGAACATGCGGAGCGGTTTGGCCTGAGCCAGTTGCACCAGTTAAGAGGGCGCGTGGGACGTGGCACGGAGCAAAGTTATTGTATCCTCATGGCAGACTATAAGCAATCCGCCGAGGCCAAAACCCGCCTGGAGGTCATGGCCAGTACTACCGATGGCTTTGTGATTTCGGAAGAAGACCTCAAATTACGCGGCGCTGGGGATTTCTTCGGCACACGGCAAAGTGGCCTGCCAGACCTCAAAATTGCCAACATCACACAAGACGCAGACATTTTGACCCGCGCTCGTGAGGCCGCTTTTGCCTTGATTGAGAACGATCCCCACCTCCGCATACCAGAAAACGAACTTACGCGCAATCACTTTCTCCGCTCCGCTCCAAAAAGCCTCGGCATGGCACGCATTGGCTAA
- a CDS encoding TonB-dependent receptor plug domain-containing protein — protein sequence MIKYIFIFIIFFGVIHAQPFSGYVKDAQSNEVLIGANIVEINEANGASANRYGFFSIQLRKMPTQIRVSYIGYQSETINVTSQTNRPLIIKLHEQSNVSEVEVFADTPIEEQVQMGFILLKPKDVSNMPTIGGEADVLKTLQWMPGIKGGNEGTAGLHVRGGSPDQNLMLLDGATVYNAQHLFGFISVFNPDALNHIEVYKGNAPARYGGRLSSVIDLQMKEGNAEKRNINAEVGLISSKIMIESPIQKSKSSFLFTVRRTYADVLFAAMRVVGAITKNVDLNYHFTDFNFKTNYIKDTKNRFYFSLYGGKDVYGQSYISGSFGSKEQNEINWGNLTTTLRWNHVLSNKSFMNSSFIYSQYNFNLENSILQIDESGHKNNTLILFSSGIKEVSLKADLEYFWNQTHILKYGFGGIFLHFIPKISIFSEGKSRSTQQVKTNALDNYIYAEDEWSATKRWKNIIGVRADLAVVEGKSYPRIQPRFSTRYLFNKQWSLKGAIGTTQQFIHLLSNSGVGLPTDLWVPSTKRIKPQEALQVSAGIAKTFSPNKQKLEISIEIYHKEMKHLLEYKEGVSVVDGDDWQNRVVQGTGIAKGMELFIQKRGGKWQGWLGYTLSESKRNFIELNEGRAFLYRYDRKHNFSIVASRDVNQRTYTLAWTYGTGQAITFPIGYYYINGERITIYSEKNGYRLPATHHLDIGIRRRFEEKRRETMLSIYNVYSHKNPFYVYTDGGDQEVDPFLGTIQSPIKIKQISIFPIIPTLSFKLYF from the coding sequence ATGATTAAATACATTTTTATTTTCATAATTTTTTTTGGTGTTATCCATGCACAACCATTTTCAGGTTATGTTAAAGATGCACAAAGCAATGAAGTCCTTATTGGTGCTAATATAGTAGAAATAAACGAGGCTAATGGCGCAAGTGCCAATCGTTATGGCTTTTTCAGCATTCAATTGCGAAAAATGCCAACGCAAATTAGGGTTTCTTACATCGGCTACCAATCCGAAACCATTAATGTTACTTCTCAAACCAATAGGCCCCTTATTATTAAACTACACGAGCAATCAAATGTATCGGAAGTAGAGGTATTCGCAGATACACCCATCGAAGAGCAAGTACAAATGGGATTTATCCTACTAAAGCCAAAAGACGTCAGTAATATGCCAACCATAGGAGGTGAAGCGGATGTGCTAAAAACCTTACAATGGATGCCCGGTATCAAAGGCGGTAATGAAGGTACAGCTGGGCTTCATGTCCGGGGAGGAAGTCCAGACCAAAATCTAATGCTTTTAGATGGTGCTACCGTATATAATGCCCAACACTTATTCGGTTTTATTTCCGTTTTTAATCCAGATGCTCTAAATCATATTGAAGTTTATAAAGGAAATGCACCTGCTCGGTATGGCGGAAGATTGTCTTCGGTAATTGATTTGCAAATGAAAGAAGGAAATGCGGAAAAAAGAAATATTAACGCAGAAGTTGGGTTAATATCCTCTAAAATAATGATTGAAAGCCCCATTCAAAAGAGTAAAAGCTCCTTTCTATTTACTGTAAGAAGAACCTATGCCGATGTCCTATTTGCAGCGATGAGGGTTGTAGGAGCAATCACTAAGAACGTTGATTTAAACTATCATTTTACCGATTTTAATTTTAAAACAAATTATATTAAAGATACAAAAAATCGTTTTTACTTTAGCCTATATGGTGGAAAAGATGTTTATGGGCAATCTTATATTAGTGGGAGTTTTGGTTCAAAAGAACAAAATGAAATAAATTGGGGAAATTTAACGACCACCCTGCGTTGGAATCATGTATTAAGCAATAAGAGCTTTATGAATTCAAGCTTTATTTATAGTCAATATAACTTTAATCTTGAAAATTCTATTTTGCAAATTGATGAGAGCGGTCATAAAAACAATACTTTAATTTTATTTTCTTCCGGTATAAAAGAAGTTTCCTTGAAAGCTGATCTTGAATATTTTTGGAATCAAACCCATATACTAAAATATGGATTTGGTGGCATTTTTTTACATTTCATTCCAAAAATTTCAATATTTAGTGAAGGAAAAAGCCGAAGTACACAGCAAGTAAAAACAAACGCTTTAGATAATTATATTTATGCAGAAGATGAATGGAGTGCAACAAAAAGATGGAAAAATATTATAGGGGTTCGAGCTGATTTGGCAGTTGTAGAAGGCAAAAGTTATCCTCGAATCCAACCCAGATTTAGTACCAGATATTTATTCAATAAGCAATGGAGTTTAAAAGGTGCAATAGGAACAACCCAACAATTTATCCACTTATTAAGTAATAGTGGTGTAGGCCTCCCCACTGATTTATGGGTGCCAAGTACGAAACGCATAAAACCTCAAGAAGCCTTGCAAGTAAGCGCGGGAATTGCCAAAACCTTTTCTCCAAATAAGCAAAAGTTGGAAATCAGCATTGAGATTTATCACAAGGAGATGAAGCATCTTTTAGAGTATAAAGAAGGCGTCTCTGTCGTTGACGGAGATGATTGGCAAAATCGGGTGGTACAAGGTACAGGAATAGCAAAAGGGATGGAGTTGTTTATACAGAAGAGAGGTGGCAAATGGCAAGGGTGGTTGGGATATACACTTTCTGAATCGAAACGAAACTTTATAGAACTCAATGAAGGGAGAGCATTTTTGTATAGGTATGATAGGAAGCACAATTTTTCTATTGTGGCGAGCCGAGATGTAAATCAGCGTACTTATACGCTGGCTTGGACATACGGAACAGGTCAAGCTATTACCTTTCCTATAGGATATTATTACATCAATGGAGAGCGGATAACAATATATAGTGAAAAAAATGGTTACAGATTACCTGCCACACACCATTTAGATATAGGCATTCGTAGAAGGTTTGAGGAAAAAAGAAGAGAGACGATGCTAAGTATCTATAATGTTTACTCCCATAAAAATCCTTTCTATGTTTATACAGATGGTGGAGATCAAGAAGTAGATCCCTTCTTAGGTACGATACAATCTCCAATCAAGATAAAACAAATAAGTATTTTTCCAATCATTCCAACCTTAAGTTTTAAGCTCTACTTCTGA
- a CDS encoding DUF4249 family protein has protein sequence MFKIYFLFLGFFLSSCISEIDSSSVSIKKPVVYCVFEEGKTWKLILQHSNTFADTKLTNHIADAEVIIYGSDGSVRQLNHLGGGYYWSDQNLPKHNISYTLKIQANGYPQVRATGQLPSLTPITITPNEELGQFEVRQESKKDDIYIQVRLYESSLNTWENYFEYSPIGFKILNPELQQQVNEQTYSSLLYLENQGDYWLDQFSGKIPKDIKSINIKHGIETESSQYQIEILHIEKQFYNYLLYKNKQIKHQYNLLSEPIPFKGEIENGYGIFTGVNRFNWSKNAIPTETLIAGKYKIMDGFSQTVNLETINFPNAEGHLEFESDGRLFGQIRKDNTEDFTNLNGGWYLNEHKIRLYFTAQNFLKEVNLEWKVKGIYAIFSLNISNNISVYFLKQTND, from the coding sequence ATGTTTAAGATCTACTTCCTGTTTCTGGGCTTTTTTCTCTCTTCTTGTATTTCCGAGATAGATTCATCTTCGGTATCCATAAAAAAACCCGTAGTCTATTGTGTTTTTGAAGAAGGTAAGACTTGGAAATTAATACTCCAACACAGTAACACTTTTGCGGATACAAAACTCACAAACCACATCGCAGATGCAGAAGTTATTATCTATGGAAGCGATGGAAGCGTTCGGCAATTAAACCATTTAGGAGGTGGGTATTATTGGTCAGACCAGAATTTACCCAAACATAATATTAGCTATACCTTAAAAATACAAGCGAATGGATACCCACAAGTTCGTGCCACTGGGCAACTCCCAAGCCTAACACCCATTACTATTACACCAAACGAAGAACTTGGCCAGTTTGAAGTCAGGCAAGAGTCAAAAAAAGATGATATATATATCCAGGTAAGATTGTATGAAAGCAGTTTAAATACATGGGAAAATTACTTCGAGTATAGTCCTATAGGTTTTAAAATCCTAAATCCAGAATTACAACAACAAGTTAATGAACAAACATATAGTTCACTGCTATATTTGGAGAATCAGGGTGATTATTGGCTCGACCAATTTTCTGGAAAAATTCCCAAGGATATAAAGTCAATTAACATAAAACATGGCATAGAGACAGAAAGCTCTCAATATCAAATAGAAATTTTACATATAGAAAAACAATTTTACAATTATCTTCTATATAAGAACAAGCAAATAAAACATCAATATAACTTACTTTCAGAGCCAATACCCTTTAAAGGAGAAATCGAAAATGGCTATGGAATTTTTACAGGGGTAAATAGGTTTAATTGGTCTAAGAATGCAATCCCTACTGAAACACTTATTGCTGGAAAATACAAAATAATGGATGGGTTTTCGCAAACTGTCAACTTAGAAACTATTAATTTTCCCAATGCAGAAGGCCATTTGGAATTTGAATCTGATGGCAGACTTTTTGGTCAAATCCGAAAAGATAATACGGAAGATTTTACAAACTTAAATGGTGGTTGGTACTTAAATGAGCATAAAATACGTCTATACTTTACCGCACAAAATTTTTTAAAAGAAGTTAACCTTGAATGGAAAGTAAAAGGAATTTATGCGATTTTTTCGCTGAATATATCCAACAATATATCGGTTTATTTTCTAAAACAAACGAATGATTAA